A portion of the Leptospirales bacterium genome contains these proteins:
- the thiC gene encoding phosphomethylpyrimidine synthase ThiC has product MGSAANPFQTASVQESLSLGPIPGSSKEYLVPDQLRVPVRKVELEDGQRLRLYDTSGPYTEHNFQVDLQRGLPPLRAPWIQARAASPGARVTQMHYARRGEITPEMEFVALRENLTPEFVRDELARGRAILPANIRHPELEPMCIGRNFLVKVNANIGNSAVKSSIAEEVEKLVWAIRWGADTVMDLSTGAQIHETREWILRNSPVPIGTVPIYQALEKAGGRAEDLSWEIYRDVLIEQAEQGVDYFTIHAGVLLRYVPLTAGRITGIVSRGGAIMAKWCLAHHQENFLYTRWDEICEILSAYDISVSIGDGLRPGSVADANDEAQFAELKTQGELTLRAWDFDVQVMNEGPGHVPMHMIAENMQKQLEWCHEAPFYTLGPLVTDIAPGYDHLASAIGAAMIGASGCAMLCYVTPKEHLGLPDRDDVKQGVIAYKIAAHSADLAKNHPGARDRDDALSRARFSFRWRDQYRLAIDPETAQAFHDETLPAEGAQKAHFCSMCGPKFCSMELSQQLRDQEAAHGMAQKSAEFRSGGGELYRAASDPVSASSPK; this is encoded by the coding sequence ATGGGATCTGCTGCCAATCCATTTCAAACTGCTTCCGTCCAGGAAAGCTTGAGTCTCGGGCCCATTCCCGGTTCCAGCAAGGAGTATCTTGTTCCCGATCAGTTGCGCGTTCCGGTGCGCAAAGTGGAGCTGGAGGACGGGCAGCGTCTGCGCCTTTACGACACTTCCGGTCCCTATACAGAACACAACTTTCAGGTGGATTTGCAGCGCGGCCTGCCGCCGCTACGCGCTCCGTGGATACAGGCTCGCGCCGCATCGCCCGGCGCACGGGTGACGCAAATGCACTACGCCCGGCGCGGCGAAATCACTCCGGAGATGGAGTTTGTGGCGCTGCGCGAGAATCTGACGCCGGAATTTGTGCGCGATGAACTGGCCCGCGGTCGCGCCATTCTGCCGGCCAACATCCGACACCCCGAGCTGGAGCCGATGTGCATTGGCCGCAACTTTCTGGTGAAGGTGAATGCCAATATCGGCAATTCGGCGGTGAAGAGTTCTATTGCCGAAGAAGTGGAGAAGCTGGTCTGGGCCATTCGCTGGGGCGCGGACACAGTCATGGATCTGTCCACTGGCGCGCAAATTCACGAAACCCGCGAATGGATCCTGCGCAACAGTCCGGTTCCGATCGGCACCGTGCCGATCTACCAGGCCCTGGAAAAAGCTGGCGGCCGCGCCGAAGACCTCAGCTGGGAAATCTACCGCGACGTTTTGATCGAGCAGGCCGAGCAGGGCGTCGATTACTTCACCATTCATGCCGGCGTATTGCTGCGCTACGTGCCGCTGACCGCCGGCCGAATCACCGGCATCGTCAGTCGCGGCGGGGCGATTATGGCCAAATGGTGCCTGGCTCACCATCAGGAGAACTTCCTCTACACGCGCTGGGATGAGATTTGCGAGATACTATCAGCTTACGATATTTCGGTATCGATTGGCGATGGACTCCGTCCTGGATCGGTTGCCGACGCCAATGACGAGGCGCAATTTGCCGAACTGAAAACGCAGGGCGAACTCACCTTGCGCGCCTGGGATTTTGATGTGCAGGTGATGAACGAAGGTCCGGGTCATGTGCCGATGCACATGATCGCCGAAAACATGCAAAAACAACTGGAGTGGTGCCACGAGGCGCCCTTCTATACGCTTGGTCCGCTGGTTACTGATATTGCGCCGGGCTACGATCACCTTGCGTCGGCCATCGGCGCCGCCATGATTGGCGCCAGTGGCTGCGCCATGCTATGCTATGTAACTCCCAAGGAACACCTGGGACTGCCCGATCGCGACGATGTGAAACAGGGCGTCATCGCCTACAAGATTGCAGCGCATTCCGCCGATCTGGCCAAGAATCATCCGGGCGCCCGTGATCGCGACGACGCGCTCAGTCGCGCCCGCTTTTCGTTTCGCTGGCGCGACCAGTACCGACTGGCCATAGACCCGGAAACAGCGCAGGCCTTTCACGATGAGACATTGCCCGCCGAGGGCGCACAGAAGGCGCACTTCTGTTCCATGTGCGGACCAAAGTTTTGTTCGATGGAACTCAGCCAGCAGCTCCGTGATCAGGAGGCGGCGCACGGAATGGCCCAGAAAAGCGCCGAATTTCGCAGCGGAGGCGGCGAACTCTACCGTGCTGCCTCAGATCCGGTCTCGGCGTCGTCGCCAAAGTAG
- a CDS encoding DUF115 domain-containing protein, with translation MHEPQLIAEILRRKPYLLRYLQADSAPRSAEAPAESYQLRPTRAGEAVPVLVRREGEQFLASRYDLRREAERMLPPQEARMHRAQIVVLLGLANPLAPLLMLERMKEQQILLVLEQNLRLAQLVATQYPGFEALLLRPNAHLFAGEDGLQLLDQYLEALPADSLSGIRFVRHPATQRADADYYERAERRIRSLLRSRMSDLLTRFEFEQSWIANIVINSRLLPPQSADRPAATVGAFAGALAGMPGVVVSTGPSLRSSLPLLARLKERAFILACDASLKPMLRYGLAPHGVITLDAQKHTLRHLAGEERLSECLLFADLVASPFTLRALHAQRLIFSTTTRITAAVDGRLRREDTPGAEHAERLHGPIGGLQSGGSVATTAFDLLRNLGCDPIILIGQDLAYTGRKIHCSGTHHTERWLAQLGRTLSFETINERIVRRRETMPVTAMDGEQTLGDFVLSLYRQWFEESAARLSIRLVNLSAAGAHIEGFEEPTNREAFVDSLPLLHNPARVFLSAPPMEHYEHPENRRLYRLARRAAAAEADRETLFSEFPMTRRLIRRAEIYIKRNQEKLGAERATQVYERYAGEALRRFERRLRPYFGDDAETGSEAAR, from the coding sequence ATGCATGAGCCGCAACTGATTGCCGAGATCTTGCGCCGTAAGCCGTACCTTTTGCGCTACTTGCAGGCGGACTCTGCGCCGCGCAGCGCCGAAGCGCCGGCCGAGTCCTATCAGCTGCGACCAACGCGCGCCGGCGAAGCGGTCCCGGTGCTGGTGCGCCGCGAAGGAGAGCAGTTTCTGGCTTCACGCTATGATCTGCGACGCGAGGCAGAGCGTATGTTGCCCCCGCAAGAGGCGCGGATGCATCGCGCTCAAATTGTCGTACTGCTGGGTTTGGCCAATCCACTGGCGCCCTTGCTGATGCTAGAGCGCATGAAGGAGCAACAAATTCTGCTGGTGCTGGAGCAGAACTTGCGATTGGCGCAACTGGTTGCCACTCAATATCCGGGATTTGAGGCCCTCCTGCTGCGGCCCAACGCTCATCTCTTTGCGGGCGAGGACGGATTGCAACTGCTGGATCAGTACCTGGAGGCGCTGCCCGCCGATAGCTTGAGCGGCATCCGTTTCGTGCGTCATCCAGCGACGCAGCGAGCGGACGCAGACTACTACGAGCGCGCCGAGCGGCGCATTCGCAGCCTGTTGCGCTCGCGCATGTCCGACCTCCTCACTCGCTTTGAGTTTGAACAATCATGGATTGCCAATATTGTGATCAATTCACGTCTGCTCCCGCCGCAAAGCGCGGATCGCCCGGCGGCCACAGTTGGCGCCTTTGCCGGCGCGCTGGCCGGCATGCCGGGAGTGGTCGTCTCCACCGGTCCTTCGCTGCGTTCCAGTCTGCCTTTGCTGGCTCGCTTGAAAGAGCGCGCTTTCATCCTGGCCTGTGACGCATCGCTGAAACCAATGTTACGCTACGGCCTGGCGCCCCATGGCGTTATCACACTGGATGCACAGAAGCACACCTTGCGGCATCTGGCGGGCGAGGAGCGGCTCTCTGAGTGCCTGCTCTTTGCCGACCTGGTGGCCTCGCCCTTCACCTTGCGCGCTCTGCATGCACAGCGACTGATCTTTTCTACTACAACGCGAATCACCGCCGCGGTCGACGGGCGGCTCCGGCGCGAGGACACGCCTGGCGCGGAACACGCCGAGCGCTTGCATGGTCCCATTGGCGGGCTGCAGAGCGGCGGTTCTGTCGCAACCACCGCTTTCGATCTCTTGCGCAATCTTGGCTGCGATCCAATCATTTTGATTGGCCAGGACCTTGCCTACACCGGCCGCAAGATCCACTGCTCGGGAACGCACCATACGGAACGCTGGCTGGCGCAACTTGGCCGAACGCTGAGTTTCGAAACGATCAATGAGCGCATCGTGCGACGCCGGGAAACGATGCCAGTGACCGCCATGGACGGCGAACAAACCCTTGGCGACTTTGTGCTGTCGCTGTACCGACAGTGGTTTGAGGAATCAGCGGCTCGCCTTTCTATTCGCCTGGTCAATCTAAGCGCTGCGGGGGCGCACATTGAAGGATTCGAAGAGCCGACAAATCGCGAGGCCTTTGTCGATAGCCTGCCGCTGCTGCATAATCCTGCGCGGGTTTTCCTGAGCGCGCCGCCAATGGAACACTATGAACATCCAGAGAATCGGCGTCTTTACCGCCTGGCGCGGCGCGCGGCAGCCGCCGAGGCAGATCGCGAAACCCTGTTTTCCGAATTTCCGATGACCCGCCGCCTGATTCGCCGCGCCGAGATCTATATCAAACGCAACCAGGAGAAGCTTGGGGCCGAGCGGGCTACGCAAGTCTACGAACGCTATGCCGGCGAGGCCTTGCGGCGCTTTGAACGGCGGCTTCGTCCCTACTTTGGCGACGACGCCGAGACCGGATCTGAGGCAGCACGGTAG